CTCGCGGGCCACGACGTCTACGGCAAGGGCGTCGACCCCGTCATGCTCCGCCGGCATGTCGGCATGGTCTTCCAGAAGCCGAACCCGTTCCCCAAGTCCATCTTCGACAACGTCGCCTACGGCCTGCGCCTCGAGAAGCGCGCGTCGAAGGCGGAACTCCGGGCGCAGGTCGAGGAGGCCCTCAAGTCGGCGCATCTCTGGGACGAGGTGAAGGACCGCCTCGACGACGCCGCGACGGGCCTTTCGGGCGGCCAGCAGCAGCGTCTCTGCATCGCGCGCGCCCTCGCCGTGCGGCCCGAGGTCATCCTCATGGACGAGCCGTGCAGCGCGCTCGACCCGATCGCGACCGCGAAGATCGAGGACCTCATCACCGAGCTGCGCGACCGCTACACGGTCGTCATCGTCACGCACAACATGCAGCAGGCCGCGCGCGTCTCCGACTACACGGCCTACTTCTACCTCGGCGAGCTCATCGAGTTCGCGGAGACGAAGGCGATCTTCGAGAACCCGCGCGACGAGCGCACCGAGGCCTACATCACCGGACGGTTCGGTTGACATGAGCCCCCACGAGCGCCGATTCCACCACGACGTCGAGGACCTGGTCGCCCGCGTCGCGAAGATGGCCGACCTCAGCCGCGCGAGCGTCCACGACGGCGTCGAGGCCTTCGCGGCGCTCGACCTCGAGGCCGCGGACCGCGTCATACGCATGAACCAGGAGATCAACCGCCTCGACGTCGAGATCGAGGCCCGCGCCCTCGACCTCATCGCGCTCCACCAGCCGATGGCGGTCGACCTGCGCACGCTCGGCGCGACGCTCAAGGTGATCACGTACCTGGACCGGATCGGCCGGTACGGCTACGACGTCGCGAAGGCCACGCACGCGATGGAGGGCAAGACCCACATCCGCCGGCTCGTCGGCATCCCGCTCATGCGCGACAAGGCGCTCGCGCTCCTCGAACGGGCCGTCACGTCGCTCAAGACCCGCAACGCGACGCTCGCCCGCACGGTGCAGCCCATGGACGACGAGGTGGACGGCCTCTACGAGCAGATCTTCCGCGAGTGCGTCACGCACATGATCGAGGATCCGCGCAACATCACCCCCTGCACGCAGTACATCCTCGTCGCGCGGCACCTGGAGCGCGTGGGCGACAACGCCGGCAAGATCGCCGAGAAGGCCATCTACGCGATCACGGGCGAGCGCCGCCTCGACCTCGACGCAGAGCCCGCGGGTCCATGACGCGGCGCGAAACCCGCAAATAGGCCCGCATCCTTGACGGCGCGTGTCGGGCCGCTCGCTCGCTCTCGTCGCGCTCCTCGCGCTCCTCGCGCCGGTCGCCCTCGCGCAATCGTCGCCGGTCATCGTCCGCGACGTCTCGCCGAGCTACCACGTTCTCGTGGAGCGCGACGCGACGGTCACGCTCGAGTGGAACGTGCGCAACCTCAATCCGGCCGTGGTTTTCCTCGTCAACGTCTCCGTCGCGGACATTCCGGGCTGGCGCGAGTCGCTCGAGCCCGCGGGCGAGTTCTACATTGCCGCGAACAGCAC
This genomic interval from Candidatus Thermoplasmatota archaeon contains the following:
- the pstB gene encoding phosphate ABC transporter ATP-binding protein PstB codes for the protein MRPLLPAMDARPSEKVKAEDKAGAHVPPRGDARATTDKPEALFRLRNLNLWYGEKQALKDVTLDIPKNRVTAFIGPSGCGKSTVLRCMNRMNDLIDGVRIEGNVTLAGHDVYGKGVDPVMLRRHVGMVFQKPNPFPKSIFDNVAYGLRLEKRASKAELRAQVEEALKSAHLWDEVKDRLDDAATGLSGGQQQRLCIARALAVRPEVILMDEPCSALDPIATAKIEDLITELRDRYTVVIVTHNMQQAARVSDYTAYFYLGELIEFAETKAIFENPRDERTEAYITGRFG
- the phoU gene encoding phosphate signaling complex protein PhoU, whose translation is MSPHERRFHHDVEDLVARVAKMADLSRASVHDGVEAFAALDLEAADRVIRMNQEINRLDVEIEARALDLIALHQPMAVDLRTLGATLKVITYLDRIGRYGYDVAKATHAMEGKTHIRRLVGIPLMRDKALALLERAVTSLKTRNATLARTVQPMDDEVDGLYEQIFRECVTHMIEDPRNITPCTQYILVARHLERVGDNAGKIAEKAIYAITGERRLDLDAEPAGP